In the Streptomyces sp. SJL17-4 genome, GGCGGATGCGGCTCGACGGTCCGGTGCTGAGCGCGGAGCCGAACGTGGCGCACCGCGCGATCGCCGGGTACGAGCGGACGAGCGGCAACGCGCTGCGGGTGATCACGCAGAACGTGGACGGCCTGCACCAGGCCGCCGGGGTGCCCGAACGGAAGGTCCTCGAACTCCACGGCTCGGCACGGTCGGTGGTGTGCACGGCCTGCCACGCGCGCTCGGCGATGGCGGAGGCGCTCGACCGGGTACGGGCCGGTGAGGACGACCCGCCGTGCCGGGTGTGCGGCGGGATCCTGAAGTCGGCGACGGTGATGTTCGGGCAGCGGCTCGATCCGGTGGTGCTCGGCAACGCCATGTCGATCGCCAAGGCCACCGAGGTGTTCGTCGTGGTCGGCAGCAGCCTGCAGGTCCAGCCGGCGGCCTCCCTCGCGGGGATCGCGGCCGAGCACGGCGCCCGGCTGATCATCGTGAACGCCGAGCCCACCCCGTACGACCCCGTCGCCGACGAGGTCGTACGCGAGCCGATCGGCACGGCGCTGCCCGCCCTCCTCGACCGGCTCCGCTAGAAGAGGGCGGCCGGTTCCGCCGTACCCGATTCGAAGGCGAGCAGCCGCTGCTTGCGGTCCAGGCCGCCGCCGTAGCCGGTGAGGCCGCCGCCGGCCCCGATCACCCGGTGGCAGGGGACGATGATGCCGACGGGGTTCTTGCCGTTGGCGAGGCCCACGGCGCGGGAGGCGCTCGGTTTGCCGAGGAGCTCGGCGAGTTCGCCGTACGTACGGGTCTCCCCGTACGGGATGCGGCACAGCTCCTCCCAGACCCTGAGCTGGAAGTCGGTGCCGATCAGGTTCAACGGCAGGTCGAACTCGGTGAGTTCACCCGCGAAGTAGGCGTCGAGCTGGCGGATCGCCTCCCCGAAGGGGCGCGGGTCGGGCTCGCCGAAGGTCTCCTCCGGCGGACGGTGGCGCTGGCCGGTCATGTGGACGCGGCTGAGGACGCCGTCGACGGCGACGAGGGTCAGCGGGTCGTACGGGCTGTCCACGACGGTGTGCTGGATGGCGGGCATGGGAGGGGTCCTCACGGTCCTTTACGCGGGCAGGTGGTTGATCGGGTGGTCGTCGGTCGCCCAGAGGTACTGGACGGCGTACGCCCGCCAGGGGCGCCAGTGCGCCGCCCGGACGGTGAGCGCGGCCGGTGTGCCGGGGAGGCCGAGGCCCTCGGCGGCGCGGCGGACGCCGAGGTCGCCGGGGAGGAAGGCGTCCGGGTCGCCGAGGGCGCGCATGGCGATGATCTCGGTGGTCCAGGGGCCGAACCCGGGCAGGGCGAGCAGCCGGGCGCGGGCCTCCTCCCGGTCGTCCGCGGGGCCGAGGGAGAGCGAGCCGTCCGCGAGCGCCCCGACCAGGGTGAGGAGCGTCGTACGACGGCTGCGGGGCAGGGCCAGGGTCTCCGGGTCGAGGGCGGCGAGCGCCCCGGGACTCGGGAAGAGGTGGGTGAGGCCGCCCTCGGGGTCGTCGACGGGGGTGCCGTGTGCGGTGACGAGGCGGGCGGCGTGGGTGCGGGCGGCGGCGGTGGAGACCTGCTGGCCGAGGACGGCCCGGACGGCGAACTCGGCGGGGTCGACGGTGCCGGGCACCCGCCGGCCGGGGGCGGTGTCGACGATCGGCGCGAGCAGCGGGTCGGCGCGCAGCCGCTCGTCGACGGCGACGGGGTCGGCGTCGAGGTCGAGGAGCCGGCGGCAGCGGCTGATGGCGTGGGTGAGGTCACGGGGGTCGGTGAGGGAGAGCCGGCAGGCGATGTGGTCGGCGCGGGGCGAGAGGGCGACGATGCCGTGCCCGTACGGGAGGGCGAGGGTCCGGCGGTAGGCGCCGTCGCGCCACTCCTCCACGCCGGGGACGGCGGTCGCGGCGAGGTGACCGAAGAGGTTGGAGGGCTCCAGCGGGGCGCGGAACGGCAGCCGGAGGCTGATCACCCCGGGGGTGGGCGCCCGGTCGGCGGCCGGGCGGGCAGCACGGGCGCGCAGCCCCCCCGGGGTGAGGGCGAAGACCTCGCGGACGGTGTCGTTGAAGGTGCGGATCGAGGAGAACCCGGCCGCGAAGGCGATCTCGCCCAGCGGCATCGGGGTCGTCTCGATGAGGACCCGGGCGGTCTGGGCGCGCTGGGCGCGGGCGAGTGCGAGCGGTCCCGCGCCCAGCTCGGCGAGGAGCTGGCGCTCGATCTGGCGAGTGGACCAGCCGAGCCGGCGGGCGAGCCCGGGGACGCCCTCCCGGTCGACGACGCCGTCCTGGATGAGGCGCACGGCGCGGGCGACGGCGTCGGCGCGGACGTTCCACTCGGGCGAGCCGGG is a window encoding:
- a CDS encoding Sir2 family NAD-dependent protein deacetylase, producing the protein MTMVAILSGAGISTDSGIPDYRGPNGMWRKDPEAERLVTYGPYMADPEIRRRSWRMRLDGPVLSAEPNVAHRAIAGYERTSGNALRVITQNVDGLHQAAGVPERKVLELHGSARSVVCTACHARSAMAEALDRVRAGEDDPPCRVCGGILKSATVMFGQRLDPVVLGNAMSIAKATEVFVVVGSSLQVQPAASLAGIAAEHGARLIIVNAEPTPYDPVADEVVREPIGTALPALLDRLR
- a CDS encoding AlkA N-terminal domain-containing protein, which gives rise to MHTDTERCVRAVQSKDARFDGVFFTAVRTTRIYCRPSCPVVPPKPENMEFHASAASCQRAGFRACKRCRPDTSPGSPEWNVRADAVARAVRLIQDGVVDREGVPGLARRLGWSTRQIERQLLAELGAGPLALARAQRAQTARVLIETTPMPLGEIAFAAGFSSIRTFNDTVREVFALTPGGLRARAARPAADRAPTPGVISLRLPFRAPLEPSNLFGHLAATAVPGVEEWRDGAYRRTLALPYGHGIVALSPRADHIACRLSLTDPRDLTHAISRCRRLLDLDADPVAVDERLRADPLLAPIVDTAPGRRVPGTVDPAEFAVRAVLGQQVSTAAARTHAARLVTAHGTPVDDPEGGLTHLFPSPGALAALDPETLALPRSRRTTLLTLVGALADGSLSLGPADDREEARARLLALPGFGPWTTEIIAMRALGDPDAFLPGDLGVRRAAEGLGLPGTPAALTVRAAHWRPWRAYAVQYLWATDDHPINHLPA
- a CDS encoding methylated-DNA--[protein]-cysteine S-methyltransferase, translating into MPAIQHTVVDSPYDPLTLVAVDGVLSRVHMTGQRHRPPEETFGEPDPRPFGEAIRQLDAYFAGELTEFDLPLNLIGTDFQLRVWEELCRIPYGETRTYGELAELLGKPSASRAVGLANGKNPVGIIVPCHRVIGAGGGLTGYGGGLDRKQRLLAFESGTAEPAALF